A genomic window from Salvelinus namaycush isolate Seneca unplaced genomic scaffold, SaNama_1.0 Scaffold1094, whole genome shotgun sequence includes:
- the LOC120035690 gene encoding pyrin-like: protein MSPNNKWIGRGLHASLLYLLLFVCLVRTATLDEEDIEIDDEEEDLEYEYSMKQDGHTCGSGQTGQYPFCKDKDQVIHHYVHTRDECGETDFKKVRGEMQLMIQDRRKKMKEIVHSAKLIEKNVEREKEDTLLFLTEVARLVQKTYVDVIEEIKKKQKAATTGAIEHILELTQEISKLQERSSELEQLSHTEDHLHLLQMFPSLCTPPAIIDWSEVSVHSDPSVGSMRRAVNKLREALNSEESRLSAAELGRIKKCAVNVTLDPDTAHPYLILSEDRKQVRIGDLWQNVTDSPERFNLGVNVLAKEGFSSGRFYYEVQVKGKTRLDLGVAVESINRKSGVTLSPGHGYLAICLRDGDRYVAAESPAILIALSQKPQKIGVYVDYEQGQVSFYDVDNRSHIYSFTGYTFNKKLYPFFSTGTDDDGENSAPLVITPVNQHLSIHFLTFEKA from the coding sequence ATGTCGCCAAACAACAAGTGGATAGGGAGGGGCCTGCATGCCAGCCTGTTGTACCTGCTTTTATTTGTGTGCCTGGTGCGCACCGCTACTCTGGACGAAGAAGATATTGAGAttgatgatgaggaggaagacCTGGAGTATGAGTACAGTATGAAACAAGACGGACACACCTGTGGAAGTGGCCAAACTGGTCAGTATCCATTCTGTAAGGACAAGGACCAGGTCATTCACCACTACGTCCACACAAGGGATGAGTGTGGAGAGACAGACTTCAAGAAAGTGCGGGGGGAAATGCAGCTGATGATCCAGGACCGTCGAAAGAAGATGAAGGAGATCGTACACTCTGCAAAACTCATCGAGAAAAAtgtggagagggagaaagaggacaCTTTGCTGTTCCTGACTGAAGTGGCACGGCTCGTTCAGAAGACCTACGTAGATGTTATTGAGGAGATCAAAAAGAAGCAGAAAGCAGCAACAACCGGGGCTATAGAACACATTCTAGAGCTAACACAGGAAATCTCTAAACTACAGGAGAGAAGCTCTGAActggagcagctctcacacactgaggaccaccttCACCTTCTCCAGATGTTCCCGTCCCTGTGTACCCCACCGGCCATCATTGACTGGTCTGAGGTCAGCGTTCACAGTGATCCCAGTGTGGGGTCTATGAGGAGAGCTGTGAACAAGCTGAGAGAAGCACTCAATAGTGAAGAGAGCAGGCTGTCTGCAGCTGAGTTGGGAAGGATTAAAAAGTGTGCAGTGAATGTGACTCTGGACCCTGATACAGCACATCCGTACCTCATTCTCTCTGAAGACAGGAAACAAGTGAGAATTGGAGATCTCTGGCAAAATGTCACAGATAGTCCTGAAAGGTTTAATTTAGGTGTTAATGTCCTAGCAAAGGAGGGCTTCTCCTCAGGGAGATTCTACTATGAGGTGCAGGTGAAAGGTAAGACTAGGTTGGATTTAGGAGTGGCCGTAGAGTCCATCAACAGGAAGAGTGGGGTCACCCTGAGCCCTGGCCATGGATACCTGGCTATATGTCTGAGGGATGGGGATAGGTATGTAGCTGCTGAAAGCCCTGCTATCCTCATTGCTCTTAGTCAGAAGCCCCAGAAGATAGGGGTTTATGTTGATTATGAACAAGGCCAGGTCTCCTTCTATGATGTGGATAACAGGTCTCATATCTACTCATTCACTGGTTACACTTTCAATAAGAAACTCTATCCATTCTTTAGCACTGGCACTGACGATGACGGTGAAAACTCAGCCCCATTAGTCATTACCCCAGTCAATCAACATCTGAGTATTCATTTCTTAACTTTTGAAAAAGCCTGA